The Methanoculleus thermophilus genome contains a region encoding:
- a CDS encoding ABC transporter ATP-binding protein — protein MGAVSIKDVNKAFPKEDGTATQALSGVNLEIRDKEFVCLVGPSGCGKTTLLRIIAGLETATSGSVTVDGHPVIGPDPKRGMVFQEYSLFPWRKVIDNVAFGLEMKGIAKEERHRIAEHYIEMVGLAQFRNAYPYELSGGMRQRVAIARALANDPDVLLMDEPFGALDAQTRNRMQKELLSLWEQTKKTIIFVTHSVDEAVYLSDRIVVLSPRPGTVREVMEIPWSRPRDRTNAEFAEVRRRVLRMIDETENGQ, from the coding sequence ATGGGCGCGGTAAGTATAAAGGACGTCAACAAGGCATTCCCGAAGGAAGACGGCACAGCGACGCAGGCACTATCCGGCGTAAACCTCGAGATCCGCGACAAAGAGTTCGTCTGTCTGGTCGGCCCCTCGGGATGCGGAAAGACTACGCTTCTGCGGATCATCGCCGGGCTTGAGACGGCAACCTCCGGGAGCGTGACCGTTGACGGTCATCCGGTCATCGGCCCGGACCCAAAGCGGGGGATGGTCTTTCAGGAGTACTCCCTCTTTCCCTGGCGAAAGGTGATCGATAACGTCGCCTTCGGCCTTGAGATGAAGGGCATCGCAAAGGAAGAGCGCCATAGAATTGCGGAACACTACATCGAGATGGTCGGTCTTGCCCAGTTCCGGAACGCTTACCCCTATGAACTCTCCGGCGGGATGCGGCAACGGGTGGCGATCGCAAGAGCGCTCGCAAACGACCCCGACGTCCTCCTCATGGATGAGCCATTCGGGGCGCTGGACGCCCAGACACGCAACAGGATGCAGAAAGAACTCCTCTCCCTCTGGGAGCAGACGAAGAAGACAATCATCTTTGTCACGCACAGTGTCGACGAGGCGGTCTACCTATCCGACCGGATCGTCGTCCTCTCGCCCCGGCCCGGAACGGTTCGGGAGGTCATGGAGATACCCTGGTCACGGCCACGAGATCGCACCAACGCCGAGTTTGCAGAGGTCCGGCGACGGGTACTCAGAATGATCGACGAGACTGAAAACGGCCAGTAA
- a CDS encoding ABC transporter permease produces the protein MNLKTKKRVLGITALVVAAVIWQIVAEYVVGRSFILPSVTDVAIAFVDLFESGTLLADITASLEHFGIGLIAALLLGIPIGILMGWFRVADFLLDPIIEILRPIPPLAWIPFAIIWFGLTTQAAGFVIFAGAFFPILIATYSAFRSVPKVYVEAGKVLGCDTSLELIRHVALPAAIPAIVSGIRTAMGVGWMCLVAAEMFGVSAYGLGYQLWHNYYLHQMSEVVAYMLILGIIGLVIDRIFRNYVDQRLLRWHAGEVA, from the coding sequence ATGAACCTTAAAACAAAGAAACGAGTACTCGGCATTACAGCGCTCGTTGTGGCTGCAGTGATCTGGCAGATCGTCGCTGAATACGTCGTCGGCCGATCCTTCATCCTCCCGAGCGTCACCGACGTCGCCATCGCGTTCGTTGACCTCTTCGAGTCCGGAACCCTTCTTGCCGATATCACGGCAAGTCTTGAGCACTTTGGGATCGGACTTATTGCGGCGCTCCTCCTCGGCATCCCGATCGGGATCCTGATGGGATGGTTCAGAGTGGCGGACTTCCTGCTCGACCCGATCATCGAGATCCTCCGCCCAATCCCACCGCTCGCCTGGATCCCGTTCGCCATCATCTGGTTCGGGCTCACCACCCAGGCAGCAGGATTCGTCATCTTTGCCGGAGCGTTCTTCCCGATCTTGATCGCGACGTACTCCGCGTTCCGGAGCGTCCCGAAGGTCTACGTCGAGGCGGGCAAGGTGCTCGGGTGCGACACTTCACTAGAACTGATCCGTCATGTTGCCCTTCCCGCCGCCATCCCGGCTATCGTCTCCGGCATCAGAACCGCCATGGGCGTCGGGTGGATGTGTCTTGTCGCCGCCGAGATGTTCGGCGTCTCCGCGTATGGTCTCGGCTACCAGCTCTGGCATAACTACTACCTCCACCAGATGTCCGAAGTCGTCGCGTACATGCTGATCCTCGGCATCATAGGCCTTGTCATCGACCGGATCTTTAGAAACTACGTAGACCAGCGGCTCCTGCGCTGGCATGCCGGGGAGGTGGCCTAG
- a CDS encoding FumA C-terminus/TtdB family hydratase beta subunit — MIDLTTPLGDEILSLRAGDQVTLSGTIYTARDEAHLRMIKEGIPFDPEGAAIYHCGPVVQGDRLVVAGPTTSARMNALTGFLIDAGVRALIGKGGMGPEVVEQLRGRAVYLALTGGCAALAAARMSLSGVYFEDLGMAEAVWVLKADRLPLTVGIDAHGGDLFHTVHEKAKTQFHQQFNIK, encoded by the coding sequence ATGATAGACCTTACAACACCGCTCGGCGACGAAATCCTCTCGCTCCGGGCCGGCGATCAGGTCACCCTCTCGGGGACGATCTACACCGCCCGGGACGAGGCACACCTCCGTATGATAAAGGAAGGAATACCCTTCGATCCAGAGGGCGCCGCAATCTATCACTGCGGCCCGGTGGTGCAGGGCGATCGCCTCGTCGTTGCCGGGCCCACGACGTCCGCACGGATGAACGCGCTCACGGGGTTCCTCATCGATGCTGGTGTCCGGGCCCTCATCGGCAAAGGGGGAATGGGCCCAGAGGTGGTCGAGCAACTCCGGGGGCGCGCCGTCTACCTCGCGCTCACGGGAGGATGCGCCGCGCTCGCTGCCGCCCGGATGAGCCTATCCGGCGTCTATTTCGAAGACCTCGGGATGGCCGAGGCGGTCTGGGTCCTCAAAGCCGATCGCCTGCCGCTGACGGTCGGGATCGATGCCCACGGCGGCGACCTCTTCCACACCGTACATGAGAAAGCGAAAACACAATTTCACCAGCAATTCAATATCAAATAG
- a CDS encoding 2-oxoacid:ferredoxin oxidoreductase subunit gamma — protein sequence MRHEVRFSGYGGQGIILSAVILGRAAALYDNKYAVQTQVYGPEARGGASMGQVVIDDDPILYPEVTDPDIYVIMSQQGFEKYGVRAGKDSVMLLDSDLVRSRPASRYYEIPATTEAKMNLGREIVANIVMIGALVAATGVVSREAIERAVLDSVPKGTEELNVKALKRGFELGERACRS from the coding sequence GTGAGGCACGAAGTAAGGTTCTCGGGATATGGCGGTCAGGGGATCATCCTCTCAGCAGTCATTCTCGGGCGGGCGGCGGCGCTCTACGACAACAAGTATGCTGTCCAGACGCAGGTCTACGGCCCGGAGGCCCGGGGCGGGGCCTCGATGGGGCAGGTGGTGATCGACGACGACCCGATCCTCTATCCAGAGGTGACGGACCCCGATATCTACGTCATCATGTCCCAGCAGGGGTTTGAGAAGTACGGGGTTCGGGCAGGCAAGGATTCCGTCATGCTCCTCGATTCGGACCTGGTCCGGTCCCGCCCGGCCTCCCGTTACTATGAGATCCCGGCAACGACTGAGGCAAAGATGAATCTCGGTCGTGAGATCGTGGCGAATATCGTCATGATCGGGGCCCTCGTGGCGGCAACCGGAGTCGTAAGCAGAGAAGCAATCGAACGTGCGGTCCTTGACAGCGTCCCGAAAGGCACCGAGGAGTTGAACGTAAAAGCACTGAAACGAGGATTTGAACTTGGAGAGCGAGCGTGTAGATCATGA
- a CDS encoding fumarate hydratase: MMHPETARLAGALADATERALREAEIRLPPDVLAALRKAAEAERNEVARQELANILENIALAEERQVPICQDTGVPVVYLTLPPDIPLSPDLYQGVREGVRRATATVPLRPNVVDPLSRENTNDNTGAGMPAIHVAPGDRFTVTVLPKGAGSENVSRIGMLLPSQVAEIKRFVAETVLLAGGRPCPPVILGVGIGGTFDLAAALAKEALLLPIDVMDDYEQELCDAVNALGIGPMGLGGDTTALAVKVKRADCHTASLPVAVNVQCWACRRATVEVER; this comes from the coding sequence ATGATGCATCCGGAAACTGCGCGGCTTGCAGGAGCACTGGCAGACGCTACAGAGAGAGCATTGCGGGAGGCAGAGATCCGGCTCCCCCCCGATGTTCTCGCGGCGCTGAGAAAGGCCGCAGAAGCCGAGAGGAACGAGGTCGCACGGCAAGAGTTGGCCAATATTCTGGAGAATATCGCACTTGCAGAGGAACGGCAGGTGCCTATATGCCAGGATACCGGTGTGCCGGTGGTCTATCTCACCCTGCCACCCGACATCCCGCTCTCTCCGGATCTCTATCAGGGGGTCCGGGAGGGGGTGCGCCGGGCGACAGCCACAGTTCCGCTCCGTCCGAACGTCGTCGATCCCCTCTCCCGGGAGAACACCAACGACAACACCGGCGCGGGGATGCCGGCAATCCACGTGGCACCCGGTGATCGGTTCACGGTAACGGTCCTCCCGAAGGGCGCGGGATCCGAGAACGTCTCAAGGATCGGGATGCTCCTCCCCTCGCAGGTGGCGGAGATCAAGCGATTCGTCGCGGAGACGGTGCTCCTTGCAGGTGGGCGGCCCTGCCCCCCTGTGATCCTCGGCGTCGGGATCGGCGGGACGTTCGATCTGGCTGCAGCGCTCGCAAAGGAGGCCCTGCTCCTCCCGATCGACGTCATGGACGACTACGAGCAGGAACTCTGCGACGCGGTGAACGCCCTCGGGATCGGCCCGATGGGACTCGGTGGGGATACGACAGCGCTCGCGGTGAAGGTGAAACGGGCCGATTGCCACACCGCCTCCCTTCCGGTGGCGGTGAACGTGCAGTGCTGGGCCTGCCGACGGGCGACCGTGGAGGTGGAACGATGA
- a CDS encoding 2-oxoacid:acceptor oxidoreductase subunit alpha, whose protein sequence is MSRTEFMQGNAACAEGALAAGCRFFGGYPITPSTEIAEMMARRLPKVNGVFISMEDEIASIAAVIGAAWTGVRAMTATSGPGFSLMMENIGYAVMTETPCVIVNVQRGGPSTGQPTRAAQGDMLQCRFGSHGDYSTIALTPNSVQEMFDLTVKAFDLADRFRVPTFLMSDEIVGHMRERVTLRDSVEIAPRRPLAEGCLPYEADDDGIPGFAPFGSGRAIHVTGLTHDERGYPDTTDPGAHDRLVRRLVAKVESARHEIADYEVTNPDAETVFVTYGPPSRTVEQVMRDRQDDSIGHLRLRVVWPFPEQALQRFPNAKVFLMPELNMGQMVREVQRHVDQPVISLPKIGGELHTPAELVRALEVHR, encoded by the coding sequence TTGAGCAGGACGGAGTTCATGCAGGGGAACGCCGCCTGCGCTGAAGGTGCACTCGCCGCCGGGTGCCGGTTCTTTGGCGGCTACCCGATCACGCCGTCGACCGAGATAGCCGAGATGATGGCACGGCGACTCCCCAAGGTCAACGGCGTCTTCATCTCCATGGAGGATGAGATCGCAAGCATCGCCGCGGTGATCGGCGCCGCCTGGACGGGTGTTCGCGCCATGACCGCGACAAGCGGTCCCGGGTTCTCGCTGATGATGGAGAATATCGGTTACGCCGTCATGACCGAGACGCCGTGCGTCATCGTCAACGTTCAGCGGGGCGGACCGAGCACCGGCCAGCCGACGCGGGCGGCGCAGGGGGATATGCTCCAGTGCCGGTTCGGTTCACACGGCGACTACAGCACCATTGCACTCACCCCGAACTCCGTGCAGGAGATGTTTGACCTGACCGTGAAGGCATTCGACCTTGCCGACCGGTTCAGAGTTCCCACCTTCCTGATGTCCGACGAGATTGTCGGCCATATGCGAGAGAGGGTGACCCTTCGCGATTCGGTCGAGATCGCTCCCCGTCGCCCGCTCGCAGAGGGCTGCCTCCCATACGAAGCAGACGATGACGGAATCCCGGGGTTCGCACCCTTCGGGTCGGGTCGAGCCATCCACGTGACCGGCCTCACCCACGATGAGCGGGGCTACCCGGACACGACCGACCCAGGTGCTCACGACCGCCTCGTCCGTCGGCTGGTTGCCAAGGTCGAGTCGGCACGCCACGAGATTGCCGACTACGAGGTAACAAACCCCGATGCAGAGACGGTCTTTGTCACCTACGGTCCCCCGTCTCGGACGGTCGAGCAGGTGATGCGCGACCGCCAGGACGACTCAATCGGCCACCTGCGGCTTCGGGTTGTCTGGCCGTTCCCGGAGCAGGCTCTCCAGAGATTCCCTAACGCCAAGGTCTTCCTGATGCCGGAGCTGAACATGGGCCAGATGGTGCGGGAGGTCCAGCGCCACGTAGACCAGCCGGTCATCTCCCTACCGAAGATCGGCGGCGAACTGCACACCCCTGCCGAACTCGTCCGGGCACTGGAGGTGCACCGATGA
- a CDS encoding succinate--CoA ligase subunit beta has translation MKMLEYEAKSIFSKYGVPVPKGILIRTAEEITKHLPEFGDGVVLKAQVDVGGRGKAGGVLMADRTTAVETARELFSRTIKGVPVREILLEERLPIEHEYYVSIAIDRSSKQPVVLFADAGGVEIENMALADESAVRKIVVSPLLHDIPAFLMRELLGGAPKELAPVINSLYHVFQEKDAMLAEINPLVTTPRGVYAADAKLIIDDNALARQGIEINRDLSEREREAEQHGFSYVELDGTIGVIGNGAGLTMSTLDLIEYYHGRAANFLDVGGGADQERVMHAVRLVASMPKVKVIVVNLLGGITRCDEVARGIIAAGVAPPVIVRMAGTNEEEGRKLLAECGYRMLESMDAAVKAAMEATQ, from the coding sequence ATGAAGATGCTGGAGTACGAGGCAAAATCTATCTTTTCTAAGTATGGGGTGCCAGTCCCGAAGGGAATTCTCATTCGGACGGCGGAAGAGATCACGAAACATCTGCCGGAGTTCGGCGACGGCGTGGTGCTGAAGGCACAGGTGGACGTCGGCGGGCGGGGGAAGGCCGGTGGAGTCCTGATGGCCGATCGCACGACTGCGGTCGAGACCGCCCGGGAACTCTTCTCGCGAACGATCAAAGGAGTTCCGGTCAGGGAGATCCTTCTCGAGGAGCGGCTCCCCATCGAGCACGAGTATTACGTCAGCATTGCCATCGACCGGTCGAGCAAACAACCGGTGGTCCTCTTTGCCGATGCCGGCGGTGTGGAGATCGAGAATATGGCGCTGGCAGACGAGTCCGCCGTGAGGAAGATCGTCGTATCCCCACTCCTCCACGATATCCCTGCGTTTCTCATGCGAGAACTCCTTGGTGGCGCCCCTAAGGAACTCGCCCCCGTCATAAACAGCCTCTATCATGTATTCCAGGAGAAAGACGCCATGCTCGCAGAGATAAATCCGCTCGTGACGACACCGCGGGGAGTCTATGCGGCAGACGCGAAGTTGATCATCGACGACAACGCCCTTGCCCGCCAGGGGATTGAGATCAACCGCGACCTCTCCGAGCGCGAACGTGAGGCCGAGCAGCACGGCTTCTCCTACGTGGAACTCGACGGGACCATCGGGGTCATCGGGAACGGTGCCGGACTCACGATGTCGACGCTCGACCTCATCGAGTACTACCACGGCCGGGCGGCGAACTTCCTCGACGTCGGCGGCGGTGCCGACCAGGAGCGTGTGATGCATGCCGTCCGGCTCGTCGCGAGCATGCCGAAGGTGAAGGTGATCGTGGTCAACCTCCTTGGTGGCATCACCCGGTGTGACGAGGTGGCGAGAGGCATCATCGCCGCCGGCGTCGCACCACCGGTCATAGTCCGAATGGCCGGGACGAACGAGGAGGAAGGCCGGAAGTTGCTCGCGGAATGCGGCTACCGGATGCTTGAGAGCATGGATGCAGCCGTAAAGGCAGCGATGGAGGCCACACAATGA
- a CDS encoding thiamine pyrophosphate-dependent enzyme yields MIAPEWLRADRLPHIYCTGCGNGTVINCTLAAVEEMGWKRDETIFISGIGCSSRAPGYILSDSLHTTHGRALAFATGVKMAKPDLNVVVFTGDGDLAAIGGNHFIHACRRNVDMTVVCMNNHIYGMTGGQGSPTTPRGAYSTTTPYGMSEPAFDLAELAVAAGANYVARWTSYHVKELTKAIATGMQTPGLSFIEVRTQCPTNYGRHNKLRRVSDMIEYLRSHAMLVQKYNRLVAEGKPIPDGTFTVGELVRRKRPAMGVKP; encoded by the coding sequence ATGATCGCGCCAGAGTGGTTGAGAGCTGACCGCCTCCCCCACATCTACTGCACCGGATGCGGCAACGGAACGGTCATCAACTGCACTCTTGCCGCAGTGGAGGAGATGGGATGGAAGCGCGACGAGACGATCTTCATCTCCGGGATTGGATGCTCATCCCGTGCTCCCGGCTACATCCTCTCCGACTCGCTCCACACCACCCACGGGCGGGCGCTCGCATTCGCCACCGGGGTGAAGATGGCAAAGCCGGACTTAAACGTCGTCGTCTTCACAGGAGACGGAGATCTTGCCGCCATCGGCGGGAACCACTTCATCCACGCCTGCCGCCGGAACGTGGACATGACAGTGGTCTGCATGAACAACCACATCTACGGCATGACCGGCGGACAGGGGAGCCCGACGACCCCAAGGGGAGCATACTCAACAACGACGCCCTACGGTATGAGTGAGCCGGCCTTTGACCTTGCTGAACTTGCCGTCGCCGCCGGCGCAAACTACGTCGCCCGCTGGACGTCCTATCACGTCAAGGAACTCACAAAGGCCATCGCCACCGGGATGCAGACCCCGGGGCTTTCGTTCATCGAGGTACGGACCCAGTGCCCGACGAACTACGGCCGTCACAACAAACTCCGGCGGGTCTCGGATATGATAGAGTACCTCCGGAGCCACGCGATGCTTGTCCAGAAGTACAACCGACTGGTTGCAGAGGGTAAGCCGATCCCGGACGGGACCTTCACCGTGGGAGAACTGGTCCGACGGAAGCGGCCGGCGATGGGGGTGAAACCGTGA
- the argH gene encoding argininosuccinate lyase: MRSDQIRQGRLSGERSGDIEHFLASMEADRWIAEADLLVDMAHLLGLRRQGIIDEAPARALMAALLDLHDHGIPKEAFDEKFEDVHAGKEAYLIDRVGEDYGGRLHMGRSRNDEVATCIRIRLKQEIIALVRSLTELRRTLLDVAAAHIETVMPGFTHLQHAQPTTLAHYLLAYEQAFSRDTARLREAYARLDVSPLGSAAFASTGFPLDRAYTARLLGFSRPAPNSMDAVATRDFAIEVLSDAAICMTTASRLCEELVLWSTAFVGFVQLDDVYCSSSSIMPQKKNPDVAEIMRAKAGTVAGELAAAITITKGLPMSYNRDLQELTPHLWRGVEAARQSIPLLSGMIGSATFNAERMAAEAGRGFSTATDLADLLVREYGLPFRTAHRIVGRAVRYGSLDLATLDAAAREAAGISVVELGVTEEKITTVLDPRHAVALRSITGGPAPAAVAVQLSEQKDLLARDAAWVEETDAALSNAFRDLILESRRFAA, translated from the coding sequence ATGCGTTCGGATCAGATTCGGCAGGGCCGTCTCTCCGGCGAGCGTTCGGGCGATATCGAGCACTTCCTTGCATCGATGGAGGCCGACCGCTGGATTGCAGAGGCGGATCTCCTCGTGGATATGGCTCACCTCCTCGGGCTTCGCCGGCAGGGGATCATCGACGAGGCTCCGGCCCGGGCGCTGATGGCGGCGCTCCTCGATCTTCACGATCATGGTATCCCAAAGGAGGCGTTCGACGAGAAGTTCGAGGACGTCCACGCGGGCAAGGAGGCCTACCTCATCGACCGAGTCGGGGAGGATTATGGCGGCCGCCTCCACATGGGGAGGTCGCGGAACGACGAAGTCGCTACCTGCATACGGATTCGGTTGAAACAGGAGATCATCGCCCTCGTGCGGTCGCTCACCGAACTCCGGCGGACCCTGCTCGACGTTGCCGCCGCCCATATCGAGACGGTGATGCCGGGCTTCACCCACCTCCAGCACGCCCAGCCCACGACACTGGCGCACTACCTTCTCGCCTACGAGCAGGCTTTCTCGCGAGATACGGCCCGGCTCCGGGAGGCATACGCCCGGTTGGATGTATCGCCGCTCGGCTCCGCGGCCTTTGCCTCGACCGGATTTCCGCTCGACCGCGCCTACACCGCGAGGCTCCTCGGCTTCTCCCGCCCGGCGCCAAACAGCATGGATGCGGTTGCCACTCGTGACTTTGCGATCGAGGTGCTCTCCGATGCCGCCATCTGCATGACGACGGCGAGCCGCCTCTGTGAGGAGCTTGTCCTCTGGAGCACTGCATTCGTCGGGTTCGTCCAGCTCGACGACGTCTACTGCTCCTCCTCCTCGATCATGCCCCAGAAGAAGAACCCGGATGTGGCGGAGATCATGCGGGCGAAGGCCGGGACGGTTGCCGGTGAGCTTGCCGCGGCGATCACGATCACAAAGGGTCTCCCCATGAGTTACAACCGCGACCTCCAGGAACTGACCCCGCACCTCTGGCGGGGAGTGGAGGCCGCCCGGCAGAGCATCCCGCTCCTCTCTGGTATGATCGGGTCTGCGACCTTCAATGCGGAGCGGATGGCGGCCGAGGCGGGAAGAGGCTTTTCTACCGCAACGGATCTCGCGGATCTTCTCGTCCGTGAGTATGGACTGCCCTTCCGCACCGCCCACCGGATCGTAGGGCGGGCGGTCAGGTATGGCTCGCTCGATCTGGCCACGCTCGATGCCGCCGCCCGGGAGGCTGCCGGCATCTCGGTCGTGGAGCTGGGGGTGACCGAGGAGAAGATCACCACGGTGCTCGACCCACGCCATGCCGTCGCGCTGCGCAGCATCACCGGCGGTCCGGCGCCCGCAGCGGTCGCGGTGCAACTCTCCGAGCAGAAAGACCTTCTTGCCCGCGACGCGGCATGGGTGGAGGAGACCGACGCGGCGTTATCAAACGCCTTTAGAGACCTGATCCTTGAATCACGGAGGTTTGCAGCATAA
- a CDS encoding 4Fe-4S dicluster domain-containing protein translates to MKLVIDESRCKGCNLCVLVCPYKIFREGKELNSRGIVTPVLDRPERCTNCRLQALYGRMLCGVCHMICPDQAISWVEEKPFEPHRVEVEF, encoded by the coding sequence ATGAAACTCGTCATCGATGAAAGCCGCTGTAAAGGATGCAACCTCTGCGTTCTGGTCTGCCCCTACAAGATCTTTCGGGAGGGAAAGGAACTCAACAGCCGGGGGATCGTCACCCCGGTCCTCGACCGACCCGAACGGTGCACGAACTGCAGGTTGCAGGCCCTCTACGGACGGATGCTCTGCGGCGTCTGCCACATGATCTGTCCCGACCAGGCAATCTCCTGGGTCGAGGAGAAGCCGTTTGAACCGCACCGCGTGGAGGTGGAGTTTTGA
- a CDS encoding 50S ribosomal protein L16, with protein MVRKPAKMYRNLAKKAYTRREYMGGVPGSKVVQFDMGNLSQDFPVELSVVVDEACQIRHTALEAARTSINRQLMKEVGRANYHLKIRTYPHHVLRENKQATGAGADRVSEGMRLAFGKAVGTAARVERGQKVFTVWTTPQYAEKAKISLKRGIYKIPTPARIVEERTVTA; from the coding sequence ATGGTAAGAAAACCAGCGAAGATGTACAGGAACCTCGCAAAGAAAGCATATACACGCAGAGAATATATGGGCGGCGTACCGGGCAGCAAGGTCGTGCAGTTCGATATGGGCAACCTCAGCCAGGACTTCCCGGTCGAGCTCTCCGTCGTCGTCGACGAGGCCTGCCAGATACGCCACACGGCTCTTGAAGCTGCCCGTACCAGTATCAACAGGCAGCTCATGAAGGAAGTCGGGAGGGCAAACTATCACCTCAAGATCCGGACCTACCCGCACCATGTTCTCCGTGAGAACAAGCAGGCAACCGGCGCAGGTGCTGACCGTGTCTCGGAAGGCATGCGTCTCGCCTTCGGGAAGGCCGTCGGCACCGCAGCACGGGTTGAGAGGGGCCAGAAGGTCTTCACGGTCTGGACAACCCCACAGTATGCAGAGAAGGCAAAGATCTCCCTCAAACGTGGCATATATAAGATCCCGACTCCCGCAAGGATCGTCGAAGAGCGGACTGTGACTGCATAA
- a CDS encoding ABC transporter substrate-binding protein has product MRAVTAILLAVALVAAFTFAAGCTGTSDVTHLRIGYQPSTHQVAHTTAMEKGWWQEDLAPYGITQVTDYQFGTGAPEMQAMLAGDLDIAYVGSAPFIAAVSSGLDAKIIAAVQTQGSDLVLRNDVSYSSPADLVGKKIATFPPGTIQDTILRTWLEENGVDPASVNIVPMDPGAATTAISAGQVDGVFLPHPSPSIIAAEGVGRTVVHSGEMMKDHACCVLVASGSLIREHPELVEQIVKTHIRATEYNFEHQDEAAALYSNKTGQNVETVKASFEEWDGTWTADPNVITESVVEYTNLQYELGYINKPLTQDDLFDLSFYEKAQA; this is encoded by the coding sequence ATGAGAGCAGTAACCGCAATTCTCCTGGCCGTGGCCCTGGTCGCGGCGTTCACGTTTGCTGCCGGGTGCACCGGAACCAGCGATGTAACGCACCTGCGCATCGGCTACCAGCCAAGCACCCACCAGGTCGCCCACACCACCGCGATGGAGAAGGGATGGTGGCAGGAAGACCTCGCGCCCTACGGTATTACGCAGGTGACCGACTACCAGTTCGGGACCGGTGCGCCCGAGATGCAGGCGATGCTTGCCGGCGACCTTGATATCGCCTACGTCGGCTCCGCCCCGTTCATCGCAGCCGTGAGCAGCGGACTTGATGCCAAGATCATTGCAGCGGTGCAGACCCAAGGGTCCGACCTCGTGCTCAGGAACGATGTGTCCTACTCGAGCCCTGCAGATCTCGTCGGCAAGAAGATAGCCACCTTCCCGCCGGGAACCATCCAGGACACCATCCTCCGGACCTGGCTTGAGGAGAACGGCGTCGACCCGGCAAGCGTCAACATCGTCCCCATGGACCCCGGCGCCGCAACCACCGCAATCTCCGCAGGCCAGGTCGACGGCGTCTTCCTTCCCCACCCGTCCCCATCCATCATCGCAGCGGAAGGCGTGGGAAGGACCGTCGTGCACTCGGGCGAGATGATGAAAGACCACGCCTGCTGTGTCCTCGTGGCGAGCGGTTCTCTGATCCGCGAGCACCCTGAGCTCGTCGAGCAGATCGTGAAGACGCACATCAGGGCGACGGAGTACAATTTTGAGCACCAGGACGAGGCCGCAGCCCTCTACTCGAACAAGACCGGTCAGAACGTCGAGACCGTGAAGGCATCCTTTGAGGAATGGGACGGCACCTGGACCGCTGATCCGAACGTCATTACTGAGTCGGTCGTCGAGTACACGAACCTCCAGTATGAACTTGGCTACATCAACAAACCCCTGACACAGGATGACCTCTTCGATCTCTCATTCTACGAGAAGGCTCAGGCGTAA